One region of Zingiber officinale cultivar Zhangliang chromosome 7B, Zo_v1.1, whole genome shotgun sequence genomic DNA includes:
- the LOC122006694 gene encoding transcription factor LRL3-like yields the protein MEQMDLDLLVGSPETQMELMNMMLQLQQLAELSDEPLLQPKAQYLAGAPPPPQQAAQLVAADSSPLATPASSPMFPAASMAAPATGYGEESAVREMIFRMAAMQPVQVLDPETPRPAKRRNVRVSTEPQSVAARLRRERISERMRILQHMVPGGTKMDTASMLDEAIQYVKFLKTQVQSLERAAVSQRMLPPVAYGPPFDGICYPAAIPAMYQIQKQGFTNH from the coding sequence ATGGAGCAAATGGACTTGGATTTGTTGGTCGGTTCCCCTGAGACCCAGATGGAGCTGATGAACATGATGCTGCAGTTGCAGCAGCTCGCTGAATTGTCGGACGAACCGCTTCTCCAGCCGAAGGCTCAATATCTCGCCGGAgctccgccgccgccgcagcaGGCGGCGCAGCTGGTGGCGGCTGATTCATCTCCCCTCGCTACGCCTGCCTCCTCGCCCATGTTTCCGGCCGCGAGTATGGCGGCGCCGGCGACGGGCTACGGGGAGGAATCGGCGGTGAGGGAGATGATATTCCGGATGGCGGCGATGCAGCCGGTGCAGGTACTGGACCCCGAGACGCCGCGGCCGGCGAAGCGGCGGAACGTGAGGGTGTCGACGGAGCCGCAGAGCGTGGCGGCGCGGCTTCGGCGGGAGCGGATCAGCGAGCGGATGCGGATCCTGCAGCACATGGTCCCCGGCGGCACCAAGATGGACACCGCCTCCATGCTCGACGAGGCCATCCAATACGTTAAGTTCCTGAAGACGCAGGTCCAGTCACTGGAGCGGGCCGCCGTCAGCCAGCGTATGCTCCCGCCCGTCGCGTACGGACCTCCGTTCGACGGAATCTGCTACCCTGCCGCCATCCCGGCCATGTACCA